In Rutidosis leptorrhynchoides isolate AG116_Rl617_1_P2 chromosome 2, CSIRO_AGI_Rlap_v1, whole genome shotgun sequence, one genomic interval encodes:
- the LOC139893721 gene encoding uncharacterized protein, which translates to MEDSRVDVILEFLRRNNFARAEAALRSEIDNRPDLNGFMQGLNLENKESGGKLLVNVNSAKDSAVRKQGTSSSSTSDEVSKEKHVVNGANSKWEIASFDGEHNSEPVGTRNENPLFSNGSEDNLLDLYTWRYDSSNEPVDPFDNDDGIRTEKVKEYQISSQSKIHPSEVAETERIHKKVGEDEKDSKVVWLGPVSNSKELNHQQPSKAAVSKDEFLDNPWSRNTEFKRSSSELWKDSSHKTVFPFPQGDASTGYDSTSRDVGEKEDGKRKTDNVRAAIKEQENEIARALYFGKTQGSNDLQDFGGLGHSMAFENQKEELPRLPPVKLKSADKLSSLAWEEKHEHERPGQILSADNAHLIGSFLDVPIGQEISSSGLKRPVGGSWRSISQGITEDTSDHVSGFATIGDGMSGSIDYPHEYWDSDEYDDDDDVGYMRQPIEDETWFLAHEIDYPSDNEKSTVPDNKKDRVLNKSEDDDDQSFAEEDSYLSGDQYIYSKTIDPVTHSDDHNMVVEYDGDLMDEEELSLMSAEPVWQGFVTPTNELAMFGEEKAVNKSGGPHLPELCVDDDQHRSVRSIGVGINTDIANFDDCKKDKKRIVMPVPNNVTKNVNEGGFSFPPPRDGQVPTVSSKPSCSKSNKNSSIIDDENDDLSADSSPGKKSREEDDDGDVLGSEYSRPSIPSTFGFAERAHLKKEEDEVDTIEEDPGALLEDEEVIAVQEQVKQIKAQEEEYETFNLKIVHRKNRTGFEEDKNFHVVLNSVIAGRYHVTEYLGSAAFSKAIQAHDLHTGMDVCVKIIKNNKDFFDQSLDEIKLLKYVNKHDPGDKYHLLRLYDYFYYREHLLIVCELLKANLYEFHKFNRESGGEVYFTMPRLQSITIQCLESLKFLHGLGLIHCDLKPENILVKSYSRCEIKVIDLGSSCFETDHLCSYVQSRSYRAPEVILGLPYDKKIDIWSLGCILAELCTGNVLFQNDSPATLLARVIGIISPVDQDMLAKGRDTHKYFTKNHMLYERNQDTNRLEYLIPKKTSLRHRLPMGDQGFIDFVSHLLEINPKKRPSAAEALKHPWLSYPYEPISS; encoded by the exons ATGGAAGACTCTAGGGTCGATGTGATACTTGAATTTCTACGAAGGAATAATTTTGCTAGAGCTGAGGCAGCATTGCGAAGTGAGATTGATAATCGGCCTGATTTGAATGGGTTTATGCAAGGTCTTAACCTCGAAAATAAGGAATCGGGAGGCAAGTTGTTAGTAAACGTGAATTCTGCAAAAGATAGCGCAGTGAGAAAACAAGGAACGTCGTCTTCTTCTACAAGCGATGAAGTTTCAAAAGAGAAGCATGTTGTGAATGGAGCTAATAGTAAATGGGAAATTGCTTCTTTTGATGGAGAGCATAATAGTGAGCCAGTTGGAACAAGAAATGAGAATCCTTTATTTTCTAATGGTTCAGAGGACAATCTTCTTGATTTGTATACATGGAGGTATGACTCTAGTAACGAGCCTGTTGATCCTTTTGATAATGACGATGGTATTAGAACCGAAAAGGTGAAGGAATATCAAATTTCTTCACAGTCAAAGATTCATCCTTCTGAGGTTGCTGAAACGGAAAGAATACATAAGAAAGTTGGAGAAGATGAAAAGGATTCAAAAGTGGTGTGGCTTGGGCCTGTAAGTAATAGTAAGGAGCTTAATCATCAACAACCAAGTAAGGCTGCCGTGTCAAAAGATGAATTTTTGGATAACCCATGGTCAAGAAACACTGAATTTAAGCGCAGTTCATCAGAGCTATGGAAAGATTCTTCTCATAAAACAGTATTTCCGTTCCCCCAAGGAGATGCGTCGACCGGTTATGATAGTACAAGTCGTGATGTTGGTGAAAAAGAAGATGGGAAACGGAAAACTGATAACGTTAGGGCTGCGATTAAAGAGCAAGAGAATGAGATTGCAAGAGCTTTGTATTTTGGAAAAACTCAGGGAAGTAATGATTTACAAGATTTTGGTGGATTAGGTCATTCGATGGCCTTTGAGAATCAGAAAGAAGAACTACCAAGATTGCCACCTGTTAAACTCAAGTCAGCTGACAAACTTTCAAGTTTGGCTTGGGAGGAGAAACACGAACATGAAAGGCCTGGACAGATTCTTAGTGCGGACAATGCTCATCTTATAGGATCGTTTCTTGATGTTCCTATCGGTCAAGAAATAAGCTCTTCAG GTTTAAAAAGGCCTGTAGGAGGTAGTTGGCGCTCCATAAGTCAGGGGATTACAGAAGATACTTCAGATCATGTATCTGGTTTTGCAACTATTGGTGATGGAATGAGTGGATCTATTGATTACCCGCACGAGTATTGGGATTCGGATGaatatgatgacgatgatgatgtcgGCTATATGAGACAGCCTATAGAAGATGAAACATGGTTTCTGGCTCATGAAATTGATTACCCAAGCGATAATGAAAAGTCAACGGTTCCAGATAACAAAAAAGACAGAGTCCTAAACAaaagtgaagatgatgatgatcagTCATTTGCAGAAGAAGATTCATATTTATCTGGTGACCAATATATATATTCAAAGACCATCGATCCAGTCACCCATTCGGATGATCATAATATGGTTGTTGAGTATGATGGAGATTTAATGGACGAAGAAGAGTTGAGTTTGATGAGTGCAGAGCCCGTGTGGCAGGGATTTGTCACACCAACAAACGAGCTTGCAATGTTCGGTGAAGAAAAAGCGGTTAACAAGAGTGGTGGGCCTCATTTACCGGAGCTTTGTGTTGATGATGATCAACATCGTTCAGTTAGATCAATTGGTGTGGGAATCAACACCGACATTGCTAATTTTGACGATTGCAAGAAAGATAAAAAGAGAATCGTGATGCCTGTTCCTAATAATGTAACTAAAAATGTGAATGAAGGTGGATTCTCTTTTCCCCCTCCCAGAGACGGGCAGGTACCTACTGTTTCTAGTAAACCTTCGTGCTCAAAGTCAAACAAAAATAGTAGTATCATAGATGACGAAAATGATGACTTAAGTGCTGATTCCTCACCTGGTAAAAAATCAAGGGAAGAAGACGATGATGGTGATGTTTTAGGTTCAGAATATTCTCGCCCTTCGATTCCTTCAACTTTTGGTTTTGCTGAACGGGCTCATCTTAAAAAAGAGGAGGATGAGGTTGATACAATAGAAGAAGATCCCGGGGCATTATTGGAAGATGAAGAAGTAATTGCTGTTCAAGAGCAAGTGAAGCAGATAAAGGCTCAGGAGGAAGAATACGAGACCTTCAATCTTAAAATTGTACACAGGAAAAACAG AACTGGATTTGAAGAGGACAAGAATTTTCATGTTGTTTTGAATTCTGTCATCGCTGGTCGATATCATGTAACGGAGTATCTTGGATCTGCTGCTTTTAGCAAAGCTATTCAAGCACATGACCTTCACACTGGTATGGATGTGTGTGTGAAAATCATCAAAAACAACAAAGACTTTTTCGACCAGAGTCTTGATGAGATCAAACTCCTAAAGTATGTTAACAAACATGATCCTGGTGACAAATACCATCTTCTCAGACTCTATGATTACTTTTATTACCGA GAACATCTGTTAATTGTGTGTGAACTTCTCAAGGCAAACTTGTATGAATTCCATAAGTTCAATAGAGAATCTGGCGGGGAGGTTTATTTCACCATGCCAAGATTGCAG TCAATAACCATCCAGTGTTTGGAATCACTTAAATTTTTGCATGGTCTTGGACTCATACATTGTGATCTGAAGCCTGAAAATATATTGGTGAAGAGCTACAGTAGATGTGAAATAAAGGTGATTGATCTTGGAAGTAGCTGTTTTGAAACAGATCATCTTTGCTCTTATGTGCAGTCCAGGTCTTATCGTGCACCAGAGGTTATTTTAGGTCTTCCTTATGATAAAAAGATTGATATTTGGTCCCTTGGTTGCATCTTGGCTGAACTTTGTACTGGAAAT GTTCTGTTCCAAAATGATTCGCCAGCTACTTTGCTTGCGAGGGTGATTGGAATCATATCTCCAGTTGATCAAGATATGCTTGCTAAAGGACGAGATACACATAAATACTTCACCAAAAATCATATGCTTTATGAACGTAATCAG GACACAAACAGATTGGAATACCTAATCCCTAAAAAGACATCTTTGAGGCATCGGTTACCAATGGGCGATCAAGGGTTTATTGATTTTGTTTCTCATCTGCTTGAAATCAACCCAAAGAAACGCCCGTCAGCTGCAGAAGCCTTGAAACACCCATGGTTATCATATCCTTACGAACCAATTTCTTCTTGA